One genomic window of Motacilla alba alba isolate MOTALB_02 chromosome 1, Motacilla_alba_V1.0_pri, whole genome shotgun sequence includes the following:
- the SLC46A3 gene encoding solute carrier family 46 member 3 isoform X1 — protein MRKVLCVEPVIFIYVFAFSLTTPLVQQFIYRRLWEQEYNSTFVSDSNASHCEQNKSSPAYIKQKEVQEKASVFNMQLDLTRAIPSLIVAFVIVANGDRQGHKWSLVLPSMGALISSISFTAISYFSLSLSVLFAVAFITGMFGSIATFLGGGFAYIAEECHDEKQKTTRIAVVDLIFGVVSGLAGLSSGYFLRGIGFAWTFVIASLLHVINIIYIVFFLENTVGVSQFQHEAPVSWKELLRETFSGVYMLFQTAPYKKRILIIVLLFTFMTYLFTVLGGSSLFTLYELDEPLCWNEVYIGYGAAASTSVSLTSFLGVYLFSKCLKDIYIVFIGMFSYIGGMVMAAFAKTTLLMFLVRVPSLFCFMPIPVLRSMLSKVVLPGEQGAVFACIACLEVVTGTMSISIFNILYATTVAWFSGFSFLLSAGLCLIPLSVLCWLLCTSWNGEDLALLVPEEVSSLESADS, from the exons ATGAGGAAGGTTCTGTGCGTGGAGCCCGTCATTTTCATCTACGTTTTTGCGTTCTCCCTGACGACCCCACTGGTGCAGCAGTTCATCTACCGGcggctgtgggagcaggagtACAACTCCACTTTCGTGAGCGACAGCAATGCCAGTCACTGCGAGCAGAATAAGAGCAGCCCGGCTTATATCAAACAGAAG gaAGTTCAAGAAAAAGCCTCTGTTTTTAATATGCAGTTGGACTTAACTAGAGCCATTCCCAGCCTTATAGTTGCCTTTGTCATTGTAGCTAATGGGGATCGCCAGGGACACAAATGGTCTTTAGTTTTACCATCAATGGGAGCTTTGATTTCTAGTATTAGCTTCACTGCAATATCATATTTTTCCTTGTCACTCTCTGTCCTATTTGCAGTCGCATTTATTACTGGAATGTTTGGGAGTATAGCAACTTTCCTTGGAGGAGGCTTTGCGTACATAGCAGAGGAGTGTCAtgatgagaagcagaaaacaacacGAATAGCTGTAGTGGATTTGATTTTTGGAGTTGTATCCGGATTGGCAGGACTGTCATCTGGCTACTTTCTAAGAGGAATAGGCTTTGCATGGACATTTGTGATAGCATCTCTGCTCCATGTCATTAATATCATCtatattgtattttttctggaaaacaccGTAGGTGTATCTCAATTCCAGCATGAAGCACCAGTATCCTGGAAGGAACTTCTTAGGGAGACATTTTCTGGAGTGTACATGCTTTTTCAAACTGCCCCTtacaaaaagagaattttaataaTTGTGTTACTTTTTACATTTATGACTTACTTGTTTACTGTGCTGGGTGGGAGTTCACTTTTTACACTGTATGAACTGGATGAGCCACTCTGCTGGAATGAAGTATACATTGGATATGGAGCAGCTGCATCCACTTCTGTCTCGCTGACCAGCTTTTTAggagtttatttattttccaaatgtctCAAAGACATTTATATTGTCTTTATTGGGATGTTTTCTTACATTGGAGGAATGGTCATGGCTGCCTTTGCCAAAACTACTCTGCTCATGTTTTTAG TGAGAGTGCCATCTTTGTTCTGCTTTATGCCTATTCCTGTTCTCCGGTCCATGCTGTCAAAAGTGGTTCTCCCTGGTGAACAGG GTGCTGTGTTTGCTTGTATTGCCTGTTTAGAAGTTGTGACCGGCACAATgtcaatttcaatttttaatattctctaTGCAACTACTGTTGCATGGTTTTCAGGCTTTAGCTTCCTCCTATCGGCAGGCCTTTGTCTAATTCCACTGTCTGTCCTGTG CTGGCTTCTGTGCACAAGCTGGAATGGGGAGGACTTGGCTCTGCTGGTACCTGAAGAAGTATCCAGCTTAGAGAGTGCTGATAGTTGA
- the SLC46A3 gene encoding solute carrier family 46 member 3 isoform X2: MRKVLCVEPVIFIYVFAFSLTTPLVQQFIYRRLWEQEYNSTFVSDSNASHCEQNKSSPAYIKQKEVQEKASVFNMQLDLTRAIPSLIVAFVIVANGDRQGHKWSLVLPSMGALISSISFTAISYFSLSLSVLFAVAFITGMFGSIATFLGGGFAYIAEECHDEKQKTTRIAVVDLIFGVVSGLAGLSSGYFLRGIGFAWTFVIASLLHVINIIYIVFFLENTVGVSQFQHEAPVSWKELLRETFSGVYMLFQTAPYKKRILIIVLLFTFMTYLFTVLGGSSLFTLYELDEPLCWNEVYIGYGAAASTSVSLTSFLGVYLFSKCLKDIYIVFIGMFSYIGGMVMAAFAKTTLLMFLGEFRISCSVVNNVYENTAVLSGVNAIVGY, translated from the exons ATGAGGAAGGTTCTGTGCGTGGAGCCCGTCATTTTCATCTACGTTTTTGCGTTCTCCCTGACGACCCCACTGGTGCAGCAGTTCATCTACCGGcggctgtgggagcaggagtACAACTCCACTTTCGTGAGCGACAGCAATGCCAGTCACTGCGAGCAGAATAAGAGCAGCCCGGCTTATATCAAACAGAAG gaAGTTCAAGAAAAAGCCTCTGTTTTTAATATGCAGTTGGACTTAACTAGAGCCATTCCCAGCCTTATAGTTGCCTTTGTCATTGTAGCTAATGGGGATCGCCAGGGACACAAATGGTCTTTAGTTTTACCATCAATGGGAGCTTTGATTTCTAGTATTAGCTTCACTGCAATATCATATTTTTCCTTGTCACTCTCTGTCCTATTTGCAGTCGCATTTATTACTGGAATGTTTGGGAGTATAGCAACTTTCCTTGGAGGAGGCTTTGCGTACATAGCAGAGGAGTGTCAtgatgagaagcagaaaacaacacGAATAGCTGTAGTGGATTTGATTTTTGGAGTTGTATCCGGATTGGCAGGACTGTCATCTGGCTACTTTCTAAGAGGAATAGGCTTTGCATGGACATTTGTGATAGCATCTCTGCTCCATGTCATTAATATCATCtatattgtattttttctggaaaacaccGTAGGTGTATCTCAATTCCAGCATGAAGCACCAGTATCCTGGAAGGAACTTCTTAGGGAGACATTTTCTGGAGTGTACATGCTTTTTCAAACTGCCCCTtacaaaaagagaattttaataaTTGTGTTACTTTTTACATTTATGACTTACTTGTTTACTGTGCTGGGTGGGAGTTCACTTTTTACACTGTATGAACTGGATGAGCCACTCTGCTGGAATGAAGTATACATTGGATATGGAGCAGCTGCATCCACTTCTGTCTCGCTGACCAGCTTTTTAggagtttatttattttccaaatgtctCAAAGACATTTATATTGTCTTTATTGGGATGTTTTCTTACATTGGAGGAATGGTCATGGCTGCCTTTGCCAAAACTACTCTGCTCATGTTTTTAGGTGAGTTCAGAATCAGTTGTTCCGTGGTCAACAATGTATATGAAAATACTGCTGTGTTATCTGGAGTGAATGCAATTGTTGGATATTGA